Sequence from the Amphiprion ocellaris isolate individual 3 ecotype Okinawa chromosome 1, ASM2253959v1, whole genome shotgun sequence genome:
GCCTGTCACCGTGGTAACCATTCAATCACACCACTTCCATCCATTGTCTTCAACTGTGAAAATTGTTCTCATCAGTAATCGTATTAGAGCAACAGGCGATGTCAGTCAGTTTGATCTGCTTTggttcagactgaaatatttcgACTGCTGGATCGATTGACATTAAATTTTGAGCAGATACCCATCACCCCGCTGGTGAATCCCTCTATGGTCCCGTCACTTTTTGCTCAGTGCCACCGCAAGGGTGACATTTTTGGCTTTTAGATAAATGTCTTGACAGCTGTTAGATGGATTTGTACACACAAACTGTAATAACTTTGGTGATCTGCTGACTTTTCATGTGGCAAATTTGTACAGGAGTTTAGTTTATGACAAAATGCCTGCAAAACTACTCACATTCCCATCAGCCCCAGCAACACAGTGTGTTTAGGGTGAATTAGTGAAGAGTCTGAAGACTGTCTGGTACTTTAAAGCACCATAACCAAGAACCATCTTCTAAATAAAGAACCTCTTTATTAAGAAGATGGTTCTTCACGTAATAATTGTGATCCTTTAAAGCTTTAAAGGTTAATTTTTATTGGAATGATTTAGTTTGATGGCATGAATGGTGTAAAATTGGAGTTAAAAATTATCAGTTAATCATTTGGTCTATAGAACAtcagaaaacaatgagaaatgGGCAAAACAATTTCCTGCCTCCCAAGCTGGCATCTAATAATATGCCATAGAACAATTTTTTATGGTTACTTAAGGCACTTTGGGGAGTTCGTTGAACCTGTGACTAAACGGTCTTTGTGGAACAAAAAATGGTTCTCCTGTGGCATCACTATGAAGAATGGTTTTGGGTTCCACTTAGCACCTTTTTTATTCTGAGTGTAGTGATTTAAACACTAAACTAAGCCTCTAAACATGTGAAACTCAGTGTCACTAAGTAGCTAATATAGctattgttttccagatgttggAAGCAGCTGTTctctatgtaaaaaaaacaaagtgcaatGAACTGTGCTCTTCTTATGCTGCATCTCACATCTCTAGCTGCAGTTTCTTTTAAGACCTATATTGTCAAACTTGTATGAACAGTTGTAATCAAATGAGCAAGGAATGAGATaaactttaaaggtttaaaatgtcaaatttccATGTCTAAATGCCAAAAATCAACTAGAGCAATGTATTATTTTGTTGACTTGTATACTTACATATCCGGAATATTTTCCAATTTTTCAAATTGTTTGGACCACAGATAACAACACTGAACTGCCCTGCAATTGCATAACGTTTGCTATAGTAGCTGTTGGCACCACAATAAAGGAGCTAAAGTGAACCAAAAATGGGTCTTCGTAGTGATGCCATAGAAGAACCACTTTTAGTTCCACATCACCAATGAAAACCATCTTTATTTAGGAGAAGGTTCTTCACagagtgtttgtgtatttttgtagtcCAAGCTGTGAAGGTTAATTTTATTAAGAGTTATGTCAGGAAATAGCATAAAATTTGAGGTCAGATAATCACTTTTAACAAAGAATCCCCAAAGGTGCCTCAGAAAACCTTGCAAAAATACCTTATTTAGACACAGTGAATGGAGTTTTAAAAAGCTTAATGAAACATTgaattttgcagtatttctaTATCCCTTCCATTATCACACATTTAGTATTTTGGGTTCTGGACTGTTGGTCAGATAGAACGGCATGTTATTAAATGACCTCTTGGGATTTAGGAGACTGTGATGGgtatttctctctgttttccaaAGTTTTATAGATCAAATGATTAATTGATAATGAACACAATTTTCAGCTGCAGTGTTAATTTTATGCTGTTGCTTCCCAACAGACCAAATACCATAAAACAATAAACTTGAAGAAACCTTAGTACTTCACAAAATCACGTAAAGTATGTGAAGAACTATACAATAAGTAAAGAGGTTTGTAAATTGTGATGGTACTATGAAGAACCAAAGAGCCTTCTGGGAGTGGTTAGTCAAATCTTCTAACAATTAATCATAACATGAATGAAGCTTTAACACATTACCTCATCCATGAACATGTCAGATAGATTTTCATCAGTAACGGCGGTGAAGACAACACCTTCATGATCTCATGTTACTTCATAACATCATCTGTCCACATCTTTGTTACTGTCTTGACATAGAGACCCCTAGTGGCAGAAATAACATAATGTGCATTAAATTAGTGACTAGTGACATTATTTAAAACACTAGAGAAATAGTCATTTGACTCTAGACTAGAATCAGTTGTTCCCATTGCCCTCTCTTCAGTTTATTTCTCCTGGATATAGTCACATTGGTGCTCTGATGTACCTGTAATAACACCCAACAGTGATAGCACAAGGTCCTGTAGTACACCTGCACATTACTGCAGCAATGTGAAGGGTAAATATCTGAAGGTGAGCTAATTTTTAGGGATGTTAATTCCTCTTTAGCAACTACTCAgatgttaatgttaatgttatcACTATATGATTAAGTATTAATGACCACACACAGTCCTTTACACTACAGCTGCTACATTCCTGCTCTTATCTCCTACGTCTCCTCCTGTCCTGGTTCCTTGAAGGTCCTGGAACGCGTTTCACGTTTGTGCCAACTCGGCTCTGGCCGGCTGTCctggagaagcagcagctgtcTGGGAGTCTCTGAGACAAGAGTCCAGGAAGACACAGTTTTCTGGAAACCTCTACGCCATGTGCGCCAGTCGCACCACCGTCCCACCCAGCACCGTGCCTGCACCCCAGAGCCCCCCCACCTCAGACCAAACCAACCAGGAGACTCTGAAAGGACAAACAGACCGCCACAGCCCCACCCTCATCACGCTGCTGTTCCCTGTCTGCAGCATGCTACTGCTTCTGCTCCGGAGTTAGTTGACCCATATTAGTTGGTAATTAATCAGAGTGATGCCAGATAGAGTCCTGCTCCCCTACAATCCAAAcacactctgtacaagtcagaCTCATCATGATCGCATGTTGATCCTAAAACAAGGATCTCAATAACTGTGTCATTATGACACATTTGTTTAGGTTTCTTACGTGGACAAGGTGGTGCACATGTATAGGCATTAACTAAATATGCTCAGATTACCGCATGCCTTGATCTTGCTTTCATTCTGATGTGAATATTTAAAGTCAAGCATACTGGTAGCTGCTCATCTGTGTCCCTTAAGATCAGAGGATTGTGTAACAACTACAAGTGTTTAACTGACTGTGATTAAATTCACTTTTTATAAGTAAGTGAGAGTGACAGCAACAATGCAGGGGAAAATGCAAAATCTCTTTTACTTATTGAGGTTATTCAGCTGAAAAAAACCTGAGTTATAAACAAATGTATGTCataaacacttttatttatttattttaccactgCTGCAGTTCATCGGTAATACCATATGATATTAGGACAAAGGAGATTTTCAGGGATGTTGCAGTGCCAGGTGTTCAGATCTGCCTCTGATCCAATCAGGTGTGATCCAGAGGACAGAATTATTACTGGGTGCAAAgcagtagatttttttctgcagtgggTTTAATTCATCACCTCGTTTGACCGATTTAACGAAAATCAGATTCATGTGTGGAAGCACTCTCTGATGCGTTGCTAAATGTTATCACTTGTTTAATACTGAGCCATTTCACACAGTTTTTCCAGCTTTTAAGAagtagtttttttgtattttaaatgagaTAGTTTAACTAAATCAACTTAACATTTTGATTTGTCCCCCATGGGGCAATTCAAATGGATACATAGCTAGGGGTAATCTGTTAGCCGAGTGGTTAGGGTGAACACCACAAGGGCGCAAATGCCTTCAGTCCCTGGTTTGATGCCTGGCTGACCTGGAACTTTACTGCGTGTCAatctctttcttcctttctcccaaatttcctgtctctctccactgtcactGTTtaataaatgccaaaaatatcTTTAAGAGAAGTGGGCATAACTGAGCTTGGGCATCTCAATAAAACCCATGACACAGTAATGCAACAAATACGTACTGAGCGCAAAAAAGAGCAACGAAGTACAAGCGTATGTGTGAGTCAGCAGTGGGAAGAGGATGTGGGACGTTTTCCAAGTGTTTCCCAAGTTTCATCCTtgtaaattaatgttatttaatGTTGTACAGCTTTTCTTTGATACTGATCGAGCTCTGTTATCACACATGCTTCATTTCATTCACTGGTGTTCACGTTACCAGTATGTTCACtgtattattttgtagttttgcattatttcaatGTGTTCTCAGCATTATAGAATGGCACATGCCACTTTGTTTCATTCTGGTTTTTacccaacaaaaaaaattaattaaatatatattaacaAGCATAATGCTTAGTCATTTTAAGAGTCTTTGCAACTCCTTGACATgatctgtttttgtgtcagatattgtgtgtgtgtgtgtgtgtgtgtgtgtgtgtgtgtgtgtgtgtgtgtgtgtgtgtgtgtgtgtgtgtgtgtgtgtgtgtgatcttaATACTCTTAAGCTGTTTCATAACAGCAGATTCACGAGTGGATTAATCTGTCTTTATTCGCCCACGGTGGAGCAGGTTGCACCTCAAAACAACCTTAGTGTCGTCAAAGTGCTACGAGTGAAGCACAACATGTTGTTGTGTCAGCATAGTCATGAAGTGAGCAGGTGTGACAGCTGAGGGTCAAAGGTGAAAAGATGTATTTATTAAGTTACTGTACTTGTCAGTGAAATGTCAGGAGGACATGCTTTATGTTCTCCTTTTTAAAGATTCATGTGTTGGACTGATTAAATTCCAGGTCACCTCATGTTCACAGGTTTCATGGCTAATTTGAATAATGTTTCTTCATAGCTTTGGGTGTGAACGACTGATTCCAGCTGCTATTTTATTTACGAGATGGTGGTATTTGATTAGTCTGAAATCAATCACAGTGCACGTGAAGAAGTATCTGACTTTGCCTGCTCATATGTGTTTAAAGGACAGATTAAAACCCTGATTGGGACATGACATTTGATTTTCTATACAGAAGTCTTTTTGCACAAATCATTTCAGGTGACCATGAGCAAAGAGGGAGGGATGCAAAGCTGTTGGACCTGACTGATGATCagaatttggttcatttttaacaatCTGAAAACATAACAGAGGTGTTGCTGTAGTTTCAGTCAGAATCTAAaggcagtgtgtttgtgtaagagTACAGAACAGATAGAACAACTGTCTACCTGTATATAAAGATTAAACCAACTAAAGACAActaaaaagtgaagaaaagtaAGTGACTCCAAGTTTGTGAACTTTTTTTGAGATATTTAAACATTAGCAAATGGAGCAAAATTGCAATTGTGGTCAAATAATtttgaaaagaatgaaagaaaagattCTTCAGTCAAGTAGATATAATTGAAAACTGCCCACTGTGTGTAATTTACatcttctttttgtctcttaagtggcattttgtaaaataatgccATGATGAACAACTGATGCACTTTAGTATCTACCTTAAAAATAGGATAAAGGTGTTTTCTTTACTATCGAAAAGGAATCCTGACATATTTGTTAAAACAGTACATGACTGGAGGATCAACGACAGAATCTCTGAACTGTCCCAGAACACCTTGAGGTTCCTGCTCGCTTTAATCTCTCTTTGTCCTGCATTCACTGGAGAAAATCTGCAAAGACTTCATCATGAAGTCTTTCTAAGGAGCCCTGCAGCCCTCATTCTGTTCACAACTGTTAAAATGTTAAGATATAAcaagtgttcttttcttttttatgccTAACTGAGATCTATCATCACCTCTGAAGTCAGTGATGTAGAACAACATTTATGGGACGCTCTCTGCTCTGTAGCAGATGGTGTGTGCCATGAA
This genomic interval carries:
- the nrn1lb gene encoding neuritin 1-like b; amino-acid sequence: MKSRPATVSVLLPIALLHSFIPVCFGAAIPVSCGSIYKRFAQCLLTLGDSLVETQKDQSTQDIDAICRSWNAFHVCANSALAGCPGEAAAVWESLRQESRKTQFSGNLYAMCASRTTVPPSTVPAPQSPPTSDQTNQETLKGQTDRHSPTLITLLFPVCSMLLLLLRS